One window from the genome of Anolis sagrei isolate rAnoSag1 chromosome 4, rAnoSag1.mat, whole genome shotgun sequence encodes:
- the C4H1orf116 gene encoding specifically androgen-regulated gene protein: MPKKDLWVETSDPDPATVVGSAGSSDSMISNNSSSSEMNDSGYDYLSVEEKECLMFLEETLDSLDTEADSGLSTDEAETSKHPRTWPSRDVPKGLDRENLINHRQIEINGNKSVSDPVDIPSPGHRSLPRNITAKSVPKTANISLVETTSSKSDNQKDLPQIYLTSWESPKNETLDISNDQVQTTTQSKVSDLESVVILPPEPFQDHKQSYSKRDQESPFLNKVSQTDVESVLPLHFEGRKSVDQVESYEATQQEPSLEKADLARGNEVTLKSVSPKGNKKSFEQMLDVPENDKKPTQEETSLDSSPKQGPPTAPKPRKLPPNIILKTSRSNVVSYNIDPNHKLKALSPANGRPRAATGDFSIEKVHSPQKEQERARREALEKLGLPLDNEKDLEDHVAKTSASSKSRETSRIYSRENVDTEDITHNKKPDQNPAQIGEEEIYAGDKNIPGIKQTIFKSTTLERSGVGLSSYICPGTEEQNIKNSSSSGKMSFFEKITPNFIRNTRPRPASLGMGKDFVDLKENKVHNDELEKNDKRRSYPFQPVSMLPRPPCTSVKFTPKGVAEEHRREALKKLGLLKE, from the exons ATGCCTAAAAAGGACTTGTGGGTAGAAACCTCTGACCCAGATCCTGCAACAGTTGTTGGCAGTGCAGGCAGCTCTGACAGTATGATCAGCAACAACTCCAGTTCATCTGAAAtg aaTGACAGCGGTTATGACTACCTATCAGTGGAGGAGAAGGAATGTCTTATGTTCCTTGAAGAGACATTAGATTCCTTGGATACCGAGGCTGACAGTGGGCTTTCTACTGATGAAGCAGAAACTTCTAAGCATCCAAGAACGTGGCCTTCAAGAGATGTTCCTAAAG GATTAGATCGTGAGAATCTCATAAATCATAGACAAATTGAAATAAATGGCAACAAATCTGTTTCTGATCCTGTTGACATTCCAAGTCCAGGCCATCGTAGCCTTCCAAGGAACATCACTGCCAAAAGTGTTCCAAAAACAGCCAACATTTCCCTGGTTGAAACAACAAGTTCTAAATCTGATAATCAGAAAgatcttccacagatataccTGACTTCATGGGAGTCTCCTAAAAATGAGACACTGGACATATCAAATGATCAGGTTCAGACAACCACACAATCAAAGGTTTCAGATCTGGAATCTGTGGTTATTCTACCTCCTGAGCCATTTCAGGACCACAAGCAGAGTTATTCCAAAAGAGATCAAGAGTCACCATTTCTTAACAAGGTTTCCCAGACAGATGTTGAAAGTGTGTTACCTCTTCACTTTGAAGGTAGAAAGAGTGTTGACCAAGTGGAAAGTTATGAAGCAACCCAGCAGGAACCTTCACTGGAGAAGGCAGACCTAGCAAGAGGAAACGAAGTCACTTTGAAATCTGTGTCTCCTAAAGGAAACAAGAAGAGCTTTGAACAGATGTTGGATGTTCCAGAAAATGATAAAAAACCTACACAGGAAGAAACATCCCTAGATTCCAGTCCCAAACAAGGTCCCCCCACTGCTCCAAAGCCCAGAAAACTGCCACCAAATATTATATTGAAAACCAGCAGAAGTAATGTGGTTTCATACAACATTGATCCAAACCATAAGCTGAAAGCACTTTCTCCAGCCAATGGCAGACCTAGAGCTGCAACTGGTGACTTTTCCATAGAGAAGGTACATTCTCCCCAAAAAGAACAGGAAAGAGCCAGGAGAGAAGCCCTTGAGAAGTTGGGGCTTCCACTGGATAACGAGAAAGATCTAGAGGACCATGTGGCTAAAACCTCTGCTTCCTCAAAATCAAGAGAGACATCTAGGATTTACAGTAGAGAGAATGTAGATACAGAAGACATCACTCATAATAAGAAACCTGACCAGAATCCTGCCCAGATAGGTGAGGAAGAAATCTACGCAGGTGATAAAAACATCCCAGGTATCAAACAGACAATTTtcaaatccaccacactggagcGTTCAGGTGTGGGTCTGAGTAGTTACATTTGCCCTGGCACTGAGGAGCAGAACATTAAGAACAGCAGTTCTTCTGGAAAAATGTCCTTTTTTGAAAAGATTACTCCCAATTTCATCAGGAATACCCGGCCACGGCCAGCTTCCCTTGGCATGGGGAAAGACTTTGTGGATCTAAAGGAAAACAAAGTGCATAATGATGAACTGGAGAAAAATGACAAGCGAAGATCTTACCCATTTCAGCCTGTCTCCATGTTGCCCAGGCCACCTTGCACCAGTGTAAAATTCACCCCAAAGGGAGTTGCTGAGGAGCACAGAAGGGAGGCTCTTAAAAAACTTGGCCTATTGAAGGAATAA